The window TGGTGGTGGCGAAAAATATAAGGGATAGCAGAAATACTTTCATGGGTGGTTGGTTCTGTACTGGCTGAGAAGCGGATTTGCCAAGCGAAAAACAGCGGTTATCGGGTTGTGATCAGAAGAGTCCACCAGATGCACATCATTAGAGACAACTTCAAGTCCGCGGTAGAGAATATGGTCGATAGGGGCATTGAAGACAGTTGTTCTCTCATCATCCTCAAAAGAGAGTGCGGTCAGGCCGAGGCTTCCGGCCAGTTCATCAATCACTGCCGATCGTTTGTCGCTCCAGTTATTGAAATCCCCGGCCAGGATGATCGGGCCGTTATGATCATCCATTAACTGCTTCAGGGTTTGAAATTGCTTTTTGTAGGTGGCGGTGCCCAGAGTGAAATTCACCCCGTGAATATTGGCAACCATCAGCGTCTTCGTTGAACCGGCGACAGGATAGAGGCTGATCAGGGCAGTTTTGGGCAGCCTGAGCAGCGGTTCCATCTCCTGAACTCCGCAACTCTCTTCCGGTGATATCCATGAGGCGATCATGACCCCCGAAGCCACTCCCTTGTAGCTGAAGGCACTGTTGAAGTTCCAATACAGGCCTTTTGCCGAAAGACTATCCAGATTGTTTTGAAACTCGTTGTCGAGATAGGCCTCCTGCAGCAGGATCAGGTCTTTGCCTGCACCGAAAGTGCGCAGATCCTCCCGCCAGCCATTCTTGTTCTTTTTATAGATATTCCAGGTAAGAACAGAGATATGTTCAGGGGTAAGACCGGTGATATTTAAAACCGGATTCAGACGCTGGTTTTTGCCCGCTATCTGATCGCAGGTACCGGGGCTCACGGAAACGGGCGACTCATCTTTGGCTGAAACCATCCGCTCACTTTCAGGCGTGGGCGCGCAACCGTTCAGCAGAGCCAGCGTTGTGGCAATGAGAAGCAGGGCTGATGATTGGGGGATAAATCGTTTTATGAATCGGGCGATATGGGTTGCAGGGTGTCGAGTCATTGTATGACAATTGTGATTCGAAGGTGGAAAAGCAAGGATAACTTTAAGAAGAAAGCATAAGGGTGAATAATTATCACCTTGCTTCATACCATGTTCCAGGTCTGCTTATGAAGAATAATTTGTGCATGGTGCAGGCAAATGAGCAGTGTACTGGCGATTTATTGAAAATAAATTGATCAATAAATATCTGGTAACTATTTAAAATCAGATGGTTGCGGAGATTCGGTTGACTCAGATAACAGCAACAGAGGCCAGGGAATTTTTTTTAGCGAGCGGGAGAGCCAAGGTGCTTGAAAAGACGTAGCTGATCAATGGCACCGGTGATTCGGCGCCAACGTATGCGTGGCAAGCATGGAATCTGAAATGGGCATGTCGATGCGGGAATGAGCGTGATTTTCTGGTGAGAAGTTCACGCGACACGTTTCGAAGATTCAGATAATCGACTTCACCATGAAATAGAGCAGTGGCAGAAAAATAGCCGGCAACATATTACCAATCTTGATTGTGGTGATTTTCAGCATATTGAGACCGATAGACACGATAAGCAACCCGCCCACCGAGGTCATCTGGGCGATGGTTTCGGGTATCAGATAGCTTTTGAGGAAACCGGCCGAGATTGTGATCAGCCCCTGGTAGGCAAAGACGGCGATGCTGGAGAAAATGACACCGATGCCCATGGTTGAGGCAAAGATAATGGATGTTACCCCGTCCAGTACAGATTTGGCCATTAAGGTCTGGTGATTGCCGGTAAGGCCGCTCTCCAGTGAGCCAACAATCGCCATGGAGCCGACACAGAAGACCAGGCTGGCGGTGACAAAACCACGGCCGATGGCGCTGGTGTCTCCCGATGCGGAGGCCATTTTCTTTTCCAGAAACTTGCCGAATCCCTCGAGTTTATTTTCAATAGCCAGTGCCTCTCCAAGCAGCGAACCGATGATCATGGAGAAGATGACGACCATGAGGTCATCCGTAACCAGTGCACTTTTCAGGCCGATCAATACCACCGACAGGCCTATGGCACTCATCAGGATCTCTTTGTACCTTTCTGAAATCCCTTTATTAAAGAGCAGCCCGATAAGACTGCCGCCGATTATGGCCAGACTGTTGACGATGGTTCCGAGCATGATATGAGCCGATCCTTGCCGCTGTTACGCGCTGTAAAAATATAAAACTATCAATTTGTTCCAGCAATACTATCTACATGGTTCAGGTTGTTTTAACCATTGTATATTTTGGTTTTCTTCTATTTTCTGGCTGGCAAAATTGATAAACGGCCTCGCTTTTTCAGACTGCAGATGAGTGGTTTGAGCAGCCAGGGGGACAGGTAAACAGGGAACTGGGCAAGAGCGAAGTAGAACCCAGGCCAGATAAGGAGGTGCTGGTGAGGGCACGGCGAGTGGTAATCCGATATTTCATTGGGAAACCATAATGCCCATGGTGTGTGCATTGAGTTTAATGGGGCAGATAAAAATCACTACTTTTCCAAATACCACCAAAAATTCAGGCACTCTATGAGATTCTTTCTAATAGAAAAAAAGTAGATAACGACTGATATCGTCAATGTTGCCGGCTTTTTTACTTGGTGGAAACGGCGTCAACCGAACTAACATTCTAAAAGTCTATTTTATGGCAATTCACAACAGTTTCCATAACAAGGAATTTCACAATACACACGCTGATACACACAAATGAGAAATGCCCTAAATTTATTCCACCACCTAATCTATCCCAACAATTTGACCTGATGCATGATTGAATGACCTGTGTAGCAGCTACACCGGATAGTCAATATTCAAGACCTGATCCCGATCTTTACTCGTCTTTGCCCTTCTTCGTCATGGCTTTTTGTTTTTATTGTAGCTGATTTTTTGTTTCCAGGCAGGGAATGGAAAGAGACTGTCAGTTCGCTCCTGGCAAGGTGTCGGCATGGGAAAAGTGCAGCATCAGGAAGGTGTCAGTTCGCCAGGTTGGCAGTTGTGGGTGGGTATCGGGAGCCGATATCTGCTCCACCGAGAATACATACGGAATGACAGCCCGACTCATGACGGCTCTACCGGACCACGCGGCCACAATCAATAGGGTAGAATCGGCAGTATAGAAAACACATCAGGACAATAATCTGATTAGCGGGTCAAGGATCGGCTCAACTCTTTCTCATCCAATAGGGTCGCCGATGGCGACCCTATTCCGATGAAGGTTACCGATGAGGGTTACATATGCTCAGACACCTCAATCTTCTTCTACTACTTGCAGCACGCGCATCATCTCGTGGTCCTCATGCGAGAGGATGTGGCAGTGCCAGACATATCGACCCGGCTTATTGAAGTGCGCTTTAATCCGCACCAATTGGCCGGTTGGGGGGTCTCCATCAGGATCGCCTGGCAAAGAGGTCACCATGTCTTTCGGCGCAGCCTCGAAGTATTCCGAACCCACAGATACGGCTGAAAAATTTCGAATATTGGAAATCTCCGGAGCCTCTCCAGTTTTGCCATTGTGCTGAGCGATTGTCTGGGTACCGGTTATATCGTATTCGAAATCCTCCCGATCCAGGATATCAAAGTTCACCAGATGCAGATGGACGGGGTGCGCATCCGCCGTGAAGTTGTAGATCTCCCAGATCTCCGTGCTGCCTAAGACCGGGGTTTCAGTGGTCGGCTGGAACCAGGTGTAGGCGGTCGCAACATTAGTACCGGTTAAATCACCATCAGCCACCGTACCCAGCAAGGGCTGCAATCGTCCGAAATCGTCCTTACCCTCGAAAAGCGCCACCCGCCGGGTTGTTGGCTCTGTCCCGCCGTTGGTTACCAGATTATATCCAGGAAGACTGGCAGGGCTGAAGGTATCCTCTACACCGGACAGTGGCATGACCACATCAAACGCCATGATACGGTCGGTTTGTCGATCAGGGAACAGGTCTTCAAGGTCAAGATCGTCACCGAAAGCACCACCGAAAGGCGCATCCCCGCCGAGGTTTTTCATAATAACTCGGCTACCGGACGGGACCTGCGAGAAGTCAACGACTACATCGTAGCGGCCGCCGGGCTCAAACACCAGCGTGTCGGTCTGTTGCGGAGTGCCGAGCCCCTGATCGCTGCCGATAACCCAGAACGGGATGGGATCGCCCGCGGTGTTAAAATTGGTTTCTCCGGCGTTGACAGCCACGAACTGAACAACCATGAAGCGACTGTCACAACCGTTGAGCAAGCGAAGGCGGTAATTTCGCGGCTCGACGTTTTCCTTGGGCCAGATCTTGCCGTTGACCACCATGTGATCGCCAAAGAACTCGGCCAGCGCTGTAGGTCCGCCACCAGGGAACAGGTCTGGCGGCAATTCGGCTCCTTCTCCGGTGATGAAATCATCATAGAACGGATCGCCCGGAAAAGCCGGGTAAAAAAGCGCCCCCCGGTCGGTAAACATGCGATCCTGGACAGCATAGGCCAGCTCGTACGGAAAGGCCGGCAGACCGAGAGGATTGCCCGTCTGACCGGTATCGAACTCATCACGGACAAAGTAGAAACCGGCCATCCCCGCATAGACATTCAAGCGGGTGAGGCCCAGGGCATGATCGTGATACCAGAGGTTGGCGGCCGGCACACCGTTGTTGTAGCGGAAGGTGTTGGTGAATCCACCCTCCACGAAATCCCACTGCGGCCCTTTAACCGTTCCATCGGGGCTGTAGAAGAACTCCGGATTCCCGTCGAACTGAAAGTCGGTATTGCCGCCGTGAAGGTGGGTGATAATCGGCACCCCGTTCTTTTTGATGCTGTACTGTCTGTAATCAACGTCATTTGAAGAGCTTGCACCATGCAGGGAATAGCACCAGTGAAGATTGGTGTCCACGGGAAGCAAATGTTTCTTGCCTTGAAGCTCATTCTCCCAGCGGACCACCGTTTCATCCGCACCACCAGCTGATGTGCTCATTACCTGAAAGGTCTGCCCGGGCCAGGAGACGGTGTCCGCGCCATAACCCCAGATTTTCGTGCTCAGCCTACGGCCATTTCTCGGATTGATGAGCCCGGTCTGCTGTACGGCCTCTTTGACGCGAAGACTGAAGTTCGGACGTTGAGCTGGCCCACCATCCTGATTGAGATCCTTAAACAGGAAACCCGGATCCAGTGCGTTCGGCGCCAGTTCGACAAATTTGGGCTGGCGAGCTGGATCGCTCAACCCAGCCAGTAACTCTATACCGAATGCATTTCGTGGCAGAAACCTCAACGGTAGCATCATTCCCGCACCACTGACCATGCCAGCCTTCAAAACCTGTCGTCGGGTTATCTTAAAGTTCGATGTATGACTTTTCATGGTATTACCTCCTCATCGAAAGGGTAATAAGTGAACGTATGTTTTTTTCAGCAACCGCATTCGTTATCTCCAATTCAGGAGCACCTCCTTTTCCAGTGAATCTCTAGTCGGCTGGTCTGGAAACACTCCTCAACAACTGAATCAATTCAGCTTGTTGGATTTTGGTCAGGGCAACGAAATTCAAGCCGCGAATGCGTCTTTATCCTCCTCTGAAGGAACGACCTTCCACCCGGGTGGGTATGCCATAAACGGTCCTCCCCGGAATATTCTGCAGGGAACCGCAAACCGTCGCTTTCCACCCCAGCCTCACGGCTAGGGTGGCTTTGTCTTGAGCATCCCCACATCGAAAACACACTGTCTCCTAAAGTACGTTTAGGAGTGAGTTAAATTATGACAGAGTGGTACTTTGAGTCAAGGGGCAAATCTGTAAATTCGACGCACATCCAGCCACATAAGCAATGTCAGGCAATACAGTCATTGGACAACACTCACGTTTTTGTAATTCTCTTTGTAGTACAATTTCTCATCAGTCCTTTTCTGGTCGTATCATCTTCATCCAGGAAATAGCGTTTGGCAATTTGCCGATACTGCCGGGCGGCAAAACCATTCCTGACGCACCCATACCCTTTTCACCTGCAGGAAACGGTCATATAATCATTGAATACGTACCCTATTCATCAGCCAGGCAACCTGCACTTACAGGCTCAACAGCCAACCCGGCAGCTTACTCTCCGCAAAGGGGGCTACCATGAAAAAATCGTCTCTATACTCAACTGTTTTCAGTGCAGTAGCGTTTTTGGTCCTCTGTACCTGCTCCGCCCAGGCAGCAGGTGGCGGTGCGGTTGAGAGTGATTGGTCGCCGACCAGGCCATGCCCCCGGCATGAGGTCTATTTTCCGGGAACAGAAGAGCTTAAGCCAGATGAGATGCGCGTCATTACCATTGGCTCCGGTATGCCCATGCCGCGCCTCAAACAGGCCGCCGCAGGATTTCTGATAGAACTGGGCAACGGCGACAAGTTTATCTTCGATGTGGGGACCGGTTCGTTCACCACCCTCTATTCGCTTGGTATTCCACTGGACTATATGACTAAGATCTTTATCAGCCACCAGCATGCGGACCACATGGGTGACTTGCCCACCTTCTGGATCTACGGCATGCAGAATGGACGGTCCCAGCCCCTGGTGAGCTGGGGGCCGGGTGGCGGCGGCATGCCCGACAGCTGGGGGATGAAGGCTGCTATGGATGGGATTCTGCAGTTCTACAACTGGATGCTGGAGACCAGCAAGGGCGGCCTCGATACAAGATCATTGGCCATGCAGGTGACTTTTTCCGGCGACACCCTCGCCAACCAGTGGTGGGTCGGGCACACCGGGAGGGGTGGATCTGTCGATCCATGAATGCTTTTGCCCAACGAGTACTTTGTCATCAAATACAAATTTCAGCCAGCAGAGGCAATTTACGTGAGCACTCTGGTGCATACTGCAGCACCTGTATTCGGCAAGATCATGGCCATGACAGAACCGAAACGGGCGGTGGCCTATCATTTCCAGAACGACCCGGACACCATTGCCGATGTGGTTACGGCGGTGCGCCAGTATTATGACGGTCCTGTTGATTTTGCGGTGGACGGCATGACCTGGAACATCACCCTGGATGAGATCGTAACCCGGGTGGAGGTGATGAACTCCCAGCCTTTTCCTCCTCCTTCGGTGACTCCCCGGCAGCCTGAAAATGAGCACAAGGAGTGATGGATTAGAGAGGATGTACTTCCACAACCATAGGGGGAGCCCACTCTTGTCTGTTCCAACTTCAGTGAAGAAGCATCAGACCTCTTGAGACTGAAAGGCAAGTAGCAACCTCGGAGAAGACTTCAGAACCATCAAGCACGTCATCGGCAGCGGCTAGTCCCTGACAACATTAGAGAGGATACACAATGAATTTCACAACTGCTTTGCCCAAGACACTTGCGTTAGCTACAGCTGTTTTGACTCTGCCACTAGCTGTCCTGGCATACGACATCGGAAGCACTGACCCCGAGGTTCTTAAGGAACTTTACCCAGGTGCAACCTATTCGCCGTATGCACAGCGTACGTTCCCAAGTACGGTCTACTGGGGAGAGACCCACTTACACACGGGATTATCGCTCGATGCAGGACTGTTCGGCAACATCCTAGGTCATGAGGATGCATACCGATTCGCACGGGGTGAAGAGATTACCTCATCTACCGGCTTACCGGTAAAACTCAGCCGGCCTCTTGACTGGATCGCTATCACTGACCACTCCGACATGATGGGCATTGCCACGGATATTCAAAACGGGGCGCCGAACATCGTCGCGGATCCAAAAGGCAGGGAGTGGGCTGAGGGCTTCCAAAAAGGAGGTGAGGCCGCCGCTAAGGCCGCCTTCGACCTGATTACCAATTTCTCCCAGATGACAATTCCTGAGAAACTTGTTGCCGACTACTCCCCCGGTTCCGGAGTGTATAATAAACTGTGGGACAAAATTATCAGCACTGCCGATGATTTTTACGAACCGGGCCGCTTTACCACCTTAATCGGCTTTGAATGGACTTCAGTTCCCAAAGGTTACAACTTGCATCGCAATGTCATTTTACGTGATGATAGCCGCCGGGCAGGAATGGTCATTCCTCTTACGACGCAACCTCCCTTGGGCACCCAGGACCCTCTTGATCTCTATAAATGGCTGGAGACCTACGAAAACAAGACCGGAGGCCAGGCCTTTGCACTGGCCCATAACGGTAATCTTTCTAACGGCTGGATGTTTCCTCTGGTGGAAACCTATGCAGGAGGCAAGGTTGACGAAAATTACCTCACTCTGCGGGCCAAATGGGAACCACTCTACGAAGTCACCCAGATCAAGGGTGATGGGGAAGCACATCCGTTTCTTTCGCCCGATGATGAGTTCGCAGACTATGAAACCCTGGACAAGGGCAACCTTGACCTCACCGATCTCAAAAAAGATGATATGCTGCAGCGTGAGTATGCCCGAGAGGCTCTGAAAAACGGCCTCCTACTGGAGCAACAACTGGGCATCAATCCGTACAAGTTCGGCATGGTCGGGGCGACAGACAGCCACACAAGCTTATCCACAGCCGAAGAAGAAAACTTCTTCGGGAAATCAACCAGTGCTGAACCTTCAAAAACACGAGTAGCGCACCCATTTGTCAAATCAGAACTGGGGGCTATTGAAGGTTATGAACTATCTGCGTCCGGCTATCAGGCTGTTTGGGCATCAGAGAATACCCGTGAGGCTATTTTTGATGCCATGGAGCGCAAAGAGACCTATGCCACAACTGGTCCCCGTATCATAGTCAGGTTTTTTGGCGGATGGGAATTCGTTGAAGATGATATCAGAAATCGAGCTCCTGCCTTTATTGGATACCAAAAGGGCGTTCCCATGGGCGGAGATCTGACAACTGCGCCTGAAGACAAAGTACCAAGTTTCATGGTGGTCGCACTCCGTGATCCTATAGGTGCGAATCTGGATAGAGTCCAGATCATCAAGGGCTGGCTTGACGAGCAGGGCAAGACCCATGAACGCATCTATGATGTCGCCGTCTCTGACGATCGTTCGATAGATGCAAATGGCCGCTGCCTGGAAGCTATTGGCAACACCGTCGACATTGACAAGGCCACATGGAGCAATAGCATCGGAGAATCAGAACTCACTGCCGTTTGGACCGACCCCGAGTTCGATCCAACCCAAAAAGCTTTTTATTACGCAAGAATACTTGAGATTCCAACACCCAGGTGGGTGCTCTATGATAAACTCCGCTTTGGCGCTGAGATACCTGATGAAGCACAACTCACCCATCAGGAGCGGGCATATACGAGCCCTATCTGGTACACGCCGTAGCAACGGTAAACGAAACAGAGACCATGGCAGAAGTGGCCTCATTGCCCAATGCTCATTGCAGGCAAGTGCATATGTTCCGTATCCGGTTTCTGGCTGGCCTCATCATTCGTGTAATGATGAGTGCTGGCTATGCATAAGCCAAACCAATTTTACCTTGGTATTTAAAGATATTTTCGGTTGGAGTGGCACTTTACCTGAGCACCCTGGTGCATGCTACGGTGCCCGTTTTCGGCAGCAAGATCATGGCCATGACAGAACCACGACTGGCCGTGGCCCATCACTTCCAGAACCACCCGGAATGATCCGTGGTCTGTCCCGAATGGCGCTAGTTTAAGCGTGTTTTATAGGTGAAAAGCAACTGAATATATTGGCAAAAATTGGTATAATTTGCTATGCGAAACCAACACCAAATCATGCCAATGTTGCCCGGTTTTCACCTTCCCAAACGAGGTAGAAAACCTCATAGCCAACAACAAAAATTTGCTCGAAAAATCACTTCCCTCAGACAGAACTCTTTTAAACAGATAGGAGAGATTTTTGGGCAATTCATTCCCACGAAATTGCTCAAACAGGATCCTTCGGGAAAGATGAGCAGACGACGTTTGTTTACCAAGGAAAACACTTTTTGGTCCTTCTTAGGCCAAGTCCTTGATGCAGACGGTGGATGTAGAGAAGCTGTAAAAAAGTTGCAATCATATGCATCTAACCACGGCCTTCGGCTTCCATCATCATCTACCGCTTCATATTGCTGTGCACGTAAGAAATTAGATGAAAATCTGCTTGTTGAGGTGTTTCAACATACTGCTAAATGGTCCGGAGCACGACGTGCATCTCATTCATTAAATGATCGCCAGGTAATTGTTGTTGATGGGACAGGTGTTACAATGGCGGATACAGCAGAAAATCAAGAGCTTTGGCCACAGTCATCGAACCAGAAACCAGGATGCGGCTTCCCCTCAGCACGAATATGCGCATACTTTTCATTGCAAACCGGAACAATGCTCAGCTATGCCATCGGTAATAAAAAGAGTAACGAACTTCCATTGTTCCGTAAGCAGTGGTCCACCTTTGAGGCTGGTGATATCTTTCTTGGTGATAAAGGTTTTTGTAGTTACTTCGATTTAGCCGAGCTGAAAAAACGCTGTGTTGATAGTGTGATAACACTTGCTCGTAGAAAACCAGTCGGTAGGAAAAACTGCATTAAAGAATTCGCTCCTGATGATCTACTGATTGAATGGAAAAAACCAGTATACAGGGAAATGGTGTCGTATTCGCGGAAAACCTGGGAGGACCTTCCCGACAAACTCGTTATGAGACAAATCAAAGTAAAGGTGACTCAATCAGGGTTTAGAACAAAAGAATTTCATATTGTTACCACGCTAATCGATCAAGATCAGTACCTGAAAGACGAAATTGCAGCGTTATACCTTAAGCGTTGGGATGTCGAACTTTTCTTTCGTGATATCAAGACAACGATGGGATTTGATATCCTCCGGTGCCAATCGCCTGAAATGATAAAGAAAGAAATTTTAATGTACTTCATAGCGTACAACTGCATCCGGCGCATAATGTTACAAGCGACACAGCTGGTAGACATTGATATCCGGTCTATCAGTTTCAAAGGAAGTCTACAGGCTATTAGAAGTTGGGAACCACGGTTGGGGTCCTCTAGGTTGAGCACAAATGAAAGACAAAACATGCTCTCAGATTTATCCTTTGTCGTGGCTCGTTGCAAAGTTTTCGACAGGCCTGGACGAAGCGATCCGCGGTGTCTTAAGCGAAGACCAAAACCTTATCAGTTACTCAACAAACCTAGGAGTGAAATGGTCGAAATACAGCATCGGAGCAGATATGAAAAAAAGGCTTAAACTAGCGCCATTCTGGTCTGTCCCCAGATTCTTCATGACCAAACTCGGAATCCTCCCACAAGGATACATTTACCCCAAAGAAGTGCGACCTATACGAGATCTCTTAAGAAAACGAGGACATTTGGTCAGTTTGCGGACCTCATTAATCAACAGCCTACAGGGGAGATTGTCAAGAAACTGTGGCCACAGCCTTAATGGCAACAAGATCAAACAGACAACAGAGAATCACGTAGCACCCCTCCTTTGTGACAATGATGACTTGGCGCTCAGCGGCGAAGTTTCCAAACAGAGCATCGATTATCTGAGCAGGCAAATAACCAGGATAGAAAGAACCTGCCATGAAAGGATGAAAATTGAAGATCAATATAGAAATTTACTCACCATCCCAGGTGTAGGCAAAATTCTGGCCTTAACCATTTCCCTGGAAACAGGATCTATCGCTATGATCTTGCAACAATAAAGTGGAACCCTAGTTAAGCCGTTTTTTCCCTATCCCACCACTCCTGCTCAAAAAGAGCTGGTGCTTTGTAACCGTTCGTCGAGTGCTTCCTCTGACGATTAAAATAGACCTCTATATAGTTGAACAGTGAATGCTCGGCTTCCAATTTGTCGCGAAATTTCACATGATGAGTCAGCTGTGTCTTCAAAGAGGCAAAGAAGGATTCAGAGACTGCATTGACGCTCCTATGTCAAGAGGTCAAGGCGGCATCTTCCAAATCAGCCAAAATTAATGGGTACAATTCTCTGACAATATAACGTTTCAAACAACGATGTATCTCTTTCACGGATTTTCCTTCTGCAGTTCTACGAGCGACATAAACCTGGGTGCGTGGATCACTCCTCATGCGTACCATGGCGATCGTCCAGAGAGCATTGTTTGCAGCTCGGTTACCACCTCTATTCAGGCGGTGACGG of the Desulfosediminicola ganghwensis genome contains:
- a CDS encoding endonuclease/exonuclease/phosphatase family protein; its protein translation is MKQGDNYSPLCFLLKVILAFPPSNHNCHTMTRHPATHIARFIKRFIPQSSALLLIATTLALLNGCAPTPESERMVSAKDESPVSVSPGTCDQIAGKNQRLNPVLNITGLTPEHISVLTWNIYKKNKNGWREDLRTFGAGKDLILLQEAYLDNEFQNNLDSLSAKGLYWNFNSAFSYKGVASGVMIASWISPEESCGVQEMEPLLRLPKTALISLYPVAGSTKTLMVANIHGVNFTLGTATYKKQFQTLKQLMDDHNGPIILAGDFNNWSDKRSAVIDELAGSLGLTALSFEDDERTTVFNAPIDHILYRGLEVVSNDVHLVDSSDHNPITAVFRLANPLLSQYRTNHP
- a CDS encoding DUF554 domain-containing protein, which codes for MLGTIVNSLAIIGGSLIGLLFNKGISERYKEILMSAIGLSVVLIGLKSALVTDDLMVVIFSMIIGSLLGEALAIENKLEGFGKFLEKKMASASGDTSAIGRGFVTASLVFCVGSMAIVGSLESGLTGNHQTLMAKSVLDGVTSIIFASTMGIGVIFSSIAVFAYQGLITISAGFLKSYLIPETIAQMTSVGGLLIVSIGLNMLKITTIKIGNMLPAIFLPLLYFMVKSII
- a CDS encoding multicopper oxidase family protein, translated to MKSHTSNFKITRRQVLKAGMVSGAGMMLPLRFLPRNAFGIELLAGLSDPARQPKFVELAPNALDPGFLFKDLNQDGGPAQRPNFSLRVKEAVQQTGLINPRNGRRLSTKIWGYGADTVSWPGQTFQVMSTSAGGADETVVRWENELQGKKHLLPVDTNLHWCYSLHGASSSNDVDYRQYSIKKNGVPIITHLHGGNTDFQFDGNPEFFYSPDGTVKGPQWDFVEGGFTNTFRYNNGVPAANLWYHDHALGLTRLNVYAGMAGFYFVRDEFDTGQTGNPLGLPAFPYELAYAVQDRMFTDRGALFYPAFPGDPFYDDFITGEGAELPPDLFPGGGPTALAEFFGDHMVVNGKIWPKENVEPRNYRLRLLNGCDSRFMVVQFVAVNAGETNFNTAGDPIPFWVIGSDQGLGTPQQTDTLVFEPGGRYDVVVDFSQVPSGSRVIMKNLGGDAPFGGAFGDDLDLEDLFPDRQTDRIMAFDVVMPLSGVEDTFSPASLPGYNLVTNGGTEPTTRRVALFEGKDDFGRLQPLLGTVADGDLTGTNVATAYTWFQPTTETPVLGSTEIWEIYNFTADAHPVHLHLVNFDILDREDFEYDITGTQTIAQHNGKTGEAPEISNIRNFSAVSVGSEYFEAAPKDMVTSLPGDPDGDPPTGQLVRIKAHFNKPGRYVWHCHILSHEDHEMMRVLQVVEED
- a CDS encoding MBL fold metallo-hydrolase; its protein translation is MKKSSLYSTVFSAVAFLVLCTCSAQAAGGGAVESDWSPTRPCPRHEVYFPGTEELKPDEMRVITIGSGMPMPRLKQAAAGFLIELGNGDKFIFDVGTGSFTTLYSLGIPLDYMTKIFISHQHADHMGDLPTFWIYGMQNGRSQPLVSWGPGGGGMPDSWGMKAAMDGILQFYNWMLETSKGGLDTRSLAMQVTFSGDTLANQWWVGHTGRGGSVDP
- a CDS encoding DUF3604 domain-containing protein, which encodes MNFTTALPKTLALATAVLTLPLAVLAYDIGSTDPEVLKELYPGATYSPYAQRTFPSTVYWGETHLHTGLSLDAGLFGNILGHEDAYRFARGEEITSSTGLPVKLSRPLDWIAITDHSDMMGIATDIQNGAPNIVADPKGREWAEGFQKGGEAAAKAAFDLITNFSQMTIPEKLVADYSPGSGVYNKLWDKIISTADDFYEPGRFTTLIGFEWTSVPKGYNLHRNVILRDDSRRAGMVIPLTTQPPLGTQDPLDLYKWLETYENKTGGQAFALAHNGNLSNGWMFPLVETYAGGKVDENYLTLRAKWEPLYEVTQIKGDGEAHPFLSPDDEFADYETLDKGNLDLTDLKKDDMLQREYAREALKNGLLLEQQLGINPYKFGMVGATDSHTSLSTAEEENFFGKSTSAEPSKTRVAHPFVKSELGAIEGYELSASGYQAVWASENTREAIFDAMERKETYATTGPRIIVRFFGGWEFVEDDIRNRAPAFIGYQKGVPMGGDLTTAPEDKVPSFMVVALRDPIGANLDRVQIIKGWLDEQGKTHERIYDVAVSDDRSIDANGRCLEAIGNTVDIDKATWSNSIGESELTAVWTDPEFDPTQKAFYYARILEIPTPRWVLYDKLRFGAEIPDEAQLTHQERAYTSPIWYTP
- a CDS encoding IS4 family transposase — encoded protein: MPMLPGFHLPKRGRKPHSQQQKFARKITSLRQNSFKQIGEIFGQFIPTKLLKQDPSGKMSRRRLFTKENTFWSFLGQVLDADGGCREAVKKLQSYASNHGLRLPSSSTASYCCARKKLDENLLVEVFQHTAKWSGARRASHSLNDRQVIVVDGTGVTMADTAENQELWPQSSNQKPGCGFPSARICAYFSLQTGTMLSYAIGNKKSNELPLFRKQWSTFEAGDIFLGDKGFCSYFDLAELKKRCVDSVITLARRKPVGRKNCIKEFAPDDLLIEWKKPVYREMVSYSRKTWEDLPDKLVMRQIKVKVTQSGFRTKEFHIVTTLIDQDQYLKDEIAALYLKRWDVELFFRDIKTTMGFDILRCQSPEMIKKEILMYFIAYNCIRRIMLQATQLVDIDIRSISFKGSLQAIRSWEPRLGSSRLSTNERQNMLSDLSFVVARCKVFDRPGRSDPRCLKRRPKPYQLLNKPRSEMVEIQHRSRYEKKA
- a CDS encoding IS110 family transposase, which encodes MSRNCGHSLNGNKIKQTTENHVAPLLCDNDDLALSGEVSKQSIDYLSRQITRIERTCHERMKIEDQYRNLLTIPGVGKILALTISLETGSIAMILQQ